The following proteins come from a genomic window of Gossypium raimondii isolate GPD5lz chromosome 5, ASM2569854v1, whole genome shotgun sequence:
- the LOC105767192 gene encoding uncharacterized protein LOC105767192 → MYIFGTANEFDFGLHCNSIVHESKPADEEFNIMPFSGRQYGYFSGGDKVPNNPPSRSYSAPKSKRLRFKTHHVFTTEADDVFMVEGNLIFRTSSYYERSISSGSSYVRGTLDFDFRGFWSRTTGKLCMVGSSHAYSKEGKLLHLAAVLKINNLQTSSNISTLVTGTMDSLSSANDPNHFEQISLLMFPRVNYAYTMISNQFSEGCPGGIDVQPMSSLRLSQTRTICDMLGGSNAFKLEYTGSCNFSKSCNPFGDGIGSVVSLRMIQCSNDRQSLRLLIEFRNDSYQGYYSSPNLNTSLIGEGSWDAKSNRLCIIACRIYDAWSSLEKSHVGDCTTRLSLRFPAILSIRNTSTIVGEIWSEKPRNEGGFFDRVEFRNTGRYGGRIQLQGLKYVYTEMAEVKKSCPKKNPKTKSSRGHYPDGYSGNLGFRMSIIKGSKGRIGWGSSVPLAVGDQQDQRFPSLIPSSSSKPKSSRVESDSSSGLLNISYKMSIMLRSSELDGGLNTVNESSNEYLKTEIRISAEGVYDTATGEVRSKEASKAHVKKSILYPSSPAVFGRAYYRSWVTESISRMDLEMDMLVISNSLAIIFVAFQILHVRKHRGIGPLVSLLMLVILALGHLIPLVLNLEAMFIQDSKRSVLIRGGRWLEMNEIIIRVVTMVAFLLQVRLLMLSWTARCSTEKKKTLWIAEKRGLYVCVPVYVIGAIIAFSVKSRQNGHRTVRARHSWYYINKIILGNSRAYAGLILDAFLFPQIIFNMFHNSRELALSRLFYIGITLVRLIPHGYDLYRANKYADIDDSYMYGVHGADYYSTAWDFIIILCWVYSLL, encoded by the exons ATGTACA TCTTCGGCACTGCAAATGAATTTGATTTTGGCCTTCACTGTAACTCAATTGTTCATGAATCCAAACCAGCTGACGAGGAGTTCAATATCATGCCTTTCTCTGGACGTCAATATGGTTACTTCAGTGGTGGTGATAAAGTCCCAAATAATCCTCCTTCACGTTCCTACTCTGCACCCAAATCGAAAAGGCTCCGTTTCAAGACTCACCACGTATTTACAACCGAAGCTGATGATGTCTTTATGGTGGAAGGAAACCTGATTTTTCGAACCTCGTCTTACTATGAACGGAGTATCTCCTCTGGAAGCTCATACGTTCGTGGGACACTGGACTTCGATTTTCGAGGCTTCTGGTCTCGAACAACCGGGAAGCTTTGCATGGTGGGATCGAGTCATGCTTACTCCAAAGAAGGTAAACTGCTTCACCTTGCTGCTGTTCTTAAGATTAATAATCTTCAGACTTCAAGTAATATTAGTACTTTAGTCACCGGTACCATGGATAGCTTGAGTTCTGCTAATGATCCAAATCACTTTGAGCAAATATCACTGCTGATGTTTCCTCGAGTAAATTACGCTTACACCATGATTTCAAATCAGTTCAGTGAAGGGTGTCCTGGGGGAATCGATGTCCAACCGATGTCGTCCCTCCGCTTATCGCAAACTCGAACTATTTGTGATATGTTAGGTGGAAGCAATGCTTTCAAATTGGAGTATACTGGCagttgtaatttttcaaagagTTGCAATCCATTTGGTGATGGTATTGGATCAGTAGTATCATTGCGTATGATTCAGTGCTCAAACGATAGGCAAAGCTTGAGGCTTCTGATAGAATTTCGGAACGATAGCTATCAGGGATACTATAGCTCTCCCAATCTCAACACTTCATTAATTGGAGAAGGATCTTGGGATGCAAAGAGTAATCGGCTTTGTATCATTGCTTGCCGAATCTATGATGCATGGAGCTCCTTGGAGAAGTCTCATGTTGGAGACTGCACGACACGGTTGAGCTTAAGATTCCCGGCAATCTTGTCTATCAGAAACACAAGCACCATTGTAGGAGAAATTTGGAGTGAGAAGCCTAGGAATGAAGGTGGTTTCTTTGATAGGGTCGAGTTCCGAAATACTGGACGTTATGGAGGACGAATTCAACTTCAAGGTTTGAAATATGTATACACGGAAATGGCCGAAGTGAAGAAATCATGTCCAAAGAAGAATCCTAAGACTAAAAGCAGTAGGGGACACTACCCAGATGGCTATTCTGGTAATCTGGGTTTTAGAATGTCGATCATCAAAGGTTCCAAAGGAAGAATCGGATGGGGTTCTTCGGTTCCTCTTGCGGTAGGTGATCAGCAAGATCAGAGATTTCCATCTCTAATACCATCCTCAAGCTCAAAGCCTAAAAGTTCTCGCGTTGAATCCGATTCCAGCAGTGGCTTGCTTAATATCAGCTATAAAATGAGTATCATGCTGCGTAGTTCGGAATTGGATGGTGGCCTTAATACGGTTAACGAATCTTCAAATGAATATTTGAAAACAGAAATCCGAATTTCTGCTGAAGGGGTTTATGATACAGCAACAG GAGAAGTAAGATCAAAGGAAGCATCGAAAGCACACGTGAAGAAATCGATCCTCTATCCTTCAAGCCCTGCAGTTTTCGGAAGAGCTTATTATCGCAGTTGGGTTACGGAATCAATTTCGAGAATGGATTTGGAGATGGACATGTTGGTAATATCCAATTCTCTTGCAATTATCTTTGTAGCATTTCAAATCCTTCATGTCAGGAAGCACCGTGGCATTGGTCCTTTGGTTTCACTTCTAATGCTTGTTATTCTAGCCCTGGGGCACTTGATCCCTTTGGTTCTAAACCTCGAAGCAATGTTCATTCAAGATAGCAAGAGATCGGTCTTGATTAGAGGTGGAAGGTGGCTCGAAATGAACGAGATTATCATTAGAGTCGTTACCATGGTGGCTTTTCTGCTGCAAGTCCGTCTTCTGATGCTCTCATGGACTGCTAGATGCTCcactgaaaagaaaaagaccTTGTGGATTGCAGAGAAAAGGGGGCTGTATGTGTGTGTTCCGGTGTACGTAATTGGAGCTATTATCGCCTTTTCGGTTAAGTCAAGGCAGAATGGACACCGAACAGTAAGGGCAAGGCATTCTTGGTActacataaataaaatcattttgggGAATTCAAGAGCTTATGCTGGTTTGATACTGGATGCCTTTCTTTTCCCTCAAATCATCTTCAACATGTTCCACAACTCGAGAGAACTGGCTCTTTCTCGACTCTTTTACATCGGAATCACCCTTGTTCGCCTCATACCCCATGGATATGATCTGTACAGAGCAAACAAATATGCTGATATAGATGACTCGTACATGTACGGAGTTCATGGTGCAGATTACTACTCAACTGCTTGGGACTTCATTATTATATTGTGTTGGGTATATTCTTTGCTGTGA